One genomic window of Dendrosporobacter quercicolus includes the following:
- a CDS encoding DUF2577 domain-containing protein translates to MPDRDVVFLIKKAAVSAVEAGYPSDWIVGTVETVNPLTIKTEQQEILDAEYLWLTDAVRDYEVDIEVSHVTEIRAGGGGYAEFAGHDHDYKGRKKITVYNGLQVGEKVFMLQKKGGQAFIVLGRVFAHTHLRGQWL, encoded by the coding sequence ATGCCTGACCGGGACGTTGTTTTCCTTATCAAAAAAGCGGCGGTTTCAGCTGTTGAAGCCGGCTATCCCTCTGACTGGATTGTGGGGACGGTGGAAACGGTTAATCCGCTCACAATCAAGACCGAGCAGCAGGAAATTCTGGACGCGGAATATCTTTGGCTTACAGACGCTGTTCGGGATTATGAAGTGGATATTGAAGTCAGCCATGTCACTGAGATTAGAGCCGGCGGCGGGGGTTACGCCGAATTTGCCGGTCATGACCATGATTATAAAGGGCGCAAAAAAATCACTGTCTACAACGGCCTGCAGGTGGGCGAAAAGGTATTCATGCTGCAAAAGAAAGGCGGGCAGGCGTTTATTGTCCTGGGACGCGTATTTGCGCATACCCATCTGCGTGGGCAGTGGCTGTGA
- a CDS encoding baseplate J/gp47 family protein, translating to MYEAMTYETILQRMLGLVPNTLDKREGSVIYDALAPAAAELTQAYIELDLNLQLAFADTSRAEYLAMRAAEMGIDRIAATYALRKGFFYTASNAAMDVPLGSRFTLEGLHYVTVEKISAGQFTLQCETAGAAGNIPFGNMVPVDYTDGLAKAELADILTPGEDEETDDSLRERYHFRVRQPITSGNIYHYKQWAREVAGVGDAKVFPLWNGNGTVKIAIADSDMQPAIPALVTTVAQYLETVRPIGATVTVVSATGKAIIVTAAVTLAPAIALQRVYDAFLSAVDGYLKEIAFSSSYVSHARIGTLLLSIPGVDDYSGLTLNGAAANVALSGEEIPVLGNIDLGV from the coding sequence ATGTATGAAGCTATGACTTATGAAACTATCTTACAGCGTATGTTGGGCCTGGTGCCCAACACGCTGGATAAGCGGGAAGGCAGCGTCATTTATGACGCCTTAGCGCCGGCCGCTGCCGAGCTAACCCAGGCCTATATTGAACTAGACCTTAACCTGCAATTGGCTTTTGCTGACACCTCTCGCGCTGAATATTTAGCCATGAGAGCGGCCGAAATGGGGATAGACCGGATTGCCGCCACTTATGCCTTGCGTAAGGGCTTTTTTTATACCGCCAGTAATGCGGCTATGGATGTTCCGCTTGGTTCCCGGTTTACCCTGGAAGGTTTGCATTATGTCACAGTAGAAAAAATCAGCGCCGGCCAGTTCACCCTGCAATGTGAGACAGCCGGCGCTGCGGGAAATATCCCGTTCGGCAACATGGTGCCGGTCGATTACACCGATGGCTTGGCCAAAGCGGAATTGGCCGACATTCTCACACCTGGCGAGGATGAAGAAACTGACGATTCCCTGCGTGAACGGTATCACTTCCGGGTGCGGCAGCCGATCACCAGCGGCAACATCTATCATTACAAACAATGGGCGCGGGAGGTGGCCGGAGTGGGCGATGCCAAAGTATTCCCGCTGTGGAATGGCAACGGGACAGTAAAAATAGCGATTGCTGATTCCGACATGCAGCCGGCCATACCGGCCTTGGTAACCACTGTCGCCCAATACCTGGAAACCGTCCGGCCCATTGGCGCAACCGTCACGGTCGTTTCAGCGACCGGCAAGGCCATCATTGTGACGGCTGCCGTCACCCTGGCACCGGCCATTGCCCTGCAGCGCGTGTATGACGCTTTCCTGTCAGCGGTTGACGGTTATCTGAAAGAAATTGCTTTTTCCAGCAGCTATGTCAGCCATGCCCGAATCGGCACATTACTGCTCAGTATTCCCGGTGTGGACGACTACAGCGGCCTGACCTTAAACGGCGCTGCCGCCAATGTTGCCCTGTCCGGCGAGGAAATTCCAGTTTTGGGCAATATTGATCTGGGGGTGTAA
- a CDS encoding phage tail terminator family protein, with product MLIDMIDGIGRALGGEYAGRPVYIDEPEQGLSPPCFWIVNLMNAEAHNFGDRYRREYSFDIHYFPEDAAKPAREAAAAGEALFLALEYITVNGSLIRGTDMQHQLIDGVLHFFVKYSVFIRKLKDPAPYMEFLDQRQRVKGD from the coding sequence ATGCTCATTGACATGATCGACGGCATTGGCCGCGCCCTGGGTGGCGAATATGCCGGCCGGCCGGTCTATATCGACGAACCGGAACAAGGTCTTAGCCCGCCGTGCTTTTGGATCGTTAATCTGATGAACGCCGAGGCGCATAACTTCGGTGACAGATACCGGCGCGAATACTCTTTTGATATTCACTACTTTCCGGAAGACGCAGCCAAGCCGGCCCGTGAAGCGGCCGCTGCAGGCGAAGCCCTTTTCCTGGCCCTGGAGTACATTACGGTCAACGGCTCGCTCATCCGGGGCACTGATATGCAGCACCAACTGATTGACGGTGTGCTGCATTTTTTTGTGAAATACAGTGTATTTATCCGAAAACTGAAAGACCCGGCGCCCTATATGGAATTTTTAGACCAACGGCAGCGGGTGAAAGGAGACTAG
- a CDS encoding phage tail sheath family protein yields MALGGGIWMFQNKVLPGAYINFKSKNRPVVDFADRGYAAIPVELDWGVEGAIFTVGQADFQTDSRKIFGYDYTHEKLRPLRDLFLHLKTGHFFRINGSGAARAENAIAKAKYSGVRGNDLQVSIVESLDQEGGYEVLTYLEQTVVDRQTVASMAAIQDNDYVVFKRDFELTATAGTPLTGGANGAVTGADYQAFLDLAEQKYFNILICPSTEATVKSLFISYTKRMRDDVGMKFQVVVHSVENADYEGVISVRNNVTDTGASPASLVYWLGGAEAGCAINASLTNATYDGEYTVDVNLKQSELAKYLQLGQVVFHGVGKRISGEYVESVRVLEDVNSFTGFTVEKNKDFSNNQVVRILDQIAIDIATLFNESFLGKVGNDEIGRASFKSNIIYHHKELERIRAIQNFNADDVVVEKGLEKGSVLVTDPVEPVGVMDRLYMQVIVG; encoded by the coding sequence ATGGCATTGGGCGGTGGAATATGGATGTTTCAAAACAAGGTCCTGCCGGGCGCATATATCAATTTCAAAAGTAAGAACCGGCCGGTCGTCGACTTTGCCGACCGCGGTTATGCGGCGATTCCCGTCGAACTGGACTGGGGCGTAGAAGGCGCAATCTTTACGGTTGGTCAGGCCGATTTCCAGACCGACAGCAGGAAAATTTTTGGCTATGACTATACGCATGAAAAACTGAGGCCTTTACGCGACCTGTTCCTGCATCTCAAGACAGGTCATTTCTTTCGAATAAATGGCAGTGGCGCAGCCAGAGCTGAAAATGCCATTGCCAAAGCCAAATACAGTGGCGTCCGCGGCAACGATTTGCAAGTCTCCATTGTGGAAAGCCTGGATCAGGAGGGCGGCTATGAGGTTCTTACCTATCTTGAGCAGACGGTGGTTGACCGCCAGACGGTTGCGAGCATGGCCGCTATTCAAGACAATGACTATGTTGTCTTCAAGCGCGATTTTGAATTGACCGCGACAGCCGGTACGCCACTGACCGGCGGCGCCAACGGGGCCGTGACCGGCGCCGATTATCAGGCTTTTCTGGACTTGGCCGAACAGAAATATTTCAATATCCTGATCTGCCCGTCCACCGAAGCGACTGTTAAGAGCCTGTTTATTTCTTATACCAAGCGCATGCGCGATGACGTTGGCATGAAGTTCCAGGTGGTCGTGCATAGTGTGGAAAATGCCGATTACGAGGGCGTTATCTCGGTCAGAAACAATGTCACCGACACCGGCGCTTCACCCGCCAGCCTGGTGTACTGGCTGGGAGGAGCGGAAGCCGGCTGCGCCATTAATGCCAGCCTGACCAACGCCACCTATGACGGCGAATATACGGTGGATGTGAATCTGAAACAGTCGGAACTGGCCAAATACCTGCAATTGGGGCAGGTGGTGTTTCACGGTGTTGGCAAGCGTATCAGCGGCGAGTATGTGGAAAGCGTTCGCGTGCTGGAGGATGTCAATAGCTTTACCGGCTTCACTGTGGAGAAAAACAAGGATTTCAGCAATAACCAGGTTGTGCGCATTCTGGATCAAATCGCGATTGACATTGCCACATTGTTTAATGAAAGCTTTCTGGGTAAGGTCGGCAATGATGAAATCGGCCGCGCGTCGTTCAAGTCCAATATCATTTACCATCATAAAGAACTGGAGCGTATCCGGGCCATTCAGAACTTCAACGCCGATGACGTTGTTGTGGAAAAAGGTCTTGAAAAAGGCTCGGTGCTGGTCACCGACCCGGTGGAACCGGTAGGGGTAATGGACCGGCTGTACATGCAGGTCATTGTAGGGTAA
- a CDS encoding XkdQ/YqbQ family protein has protein sequence MPTVQLMIQNRSTDKIYQPVVCDGVQLEWERKGVPGRLSFKAVNDAMLDFAEGDPVKMSIDNKNMFAGYVFTKIRNKDQIITVTAYDQLRYLKNKEIKNYSNLRADEVIRSIAADFGLEPGEIENTGYTIPRRRDNNQTLFDIILTALDLTRKATGEVYVLYDDFGRLMLQNARNMRVDILIDAETAEDFTYTSSIDRDTYNKIKLYFDNEETQKREPYIILNSQSIARWGLLQYCESIDDKQVANAVTLVQQLLKTYNQATRSLTIKNALGDTRVRGGSAIGVSLDLGDVVLNQHYMLVDKVTHNFQDNEHTMDLEIRGGVINA, from the coding sequence ATGCCGACAGTCCAGTTAATGATTCAAAATCGAAGTACAGACAAAATTTATCAGCCGGTCGTCTGCGATGGCGTTCAGTTGGAGTGGGAACGCAAGGGCGTTCCGGGAAGACTGTCCTTTAAAGCGGTAAATGATGCGATGCTGGATTTTGCCGAGGGCGATCCCGTAAAGATGAGCATTGACAACAAAAACATGTTTGCCGGCTACGTTTTTACAAAAATCCGAAATAAAGATCAGATCATCACGGTTACTGCGTATGATCAGCTGCGCTATCTAAAAAACAAGGAAATTAAAAACTACTCCAATCTGCGGGCCGATGAAGTGATCAGAAGCATTGCGGCAGATTTTGGCCTGGAACCCGGTGAAATAGAAAACACCGGCTACACGATCCCGCGCCGGCGCGACAACAACCAAACCCTGTTTGACATCATCCTGACGGCCTTAGATTTGACGCGGAAGGCCACCGGCGAGGTCTATGTCCTCTATGATGATTTCGGCAGGCTAATGCTGCAGAATGCCAGGAACATGCGGGTGGATATCCTGATCGATGCGGAAACTGCCGAAGATTTTACCTATACATCCAGCATTGACCGGGATACCTATAACAAAATCAAACTATATTTCGATAACGAGGAAACGCAGAAGCGGGAGCCCTATATCATACTCAACAGCCAAAGCATCGCCCGCTGGGGGCTCCTGCAATACTGCGAATCCATCGACGATAAGCAGGTCGCCAACGCGGTTACGCTGGTCCAGCAGCTGCTAAAAACCTACAACCAGGCCACACGCAGCCTGACCATTAAAAACGCGCTTGGCGACACTCGCGTCAGAGGCGGCAGCGCGATCGGCGTATCCTTAGATCTGGGTGACGTTGTGCTTAATCAGCACTATATGCTGGTGGACAAAGTTACTCATAATTTTCAGGACAATGAGCATACCATGGACCTGGAAATCCGGGGTGGTGTGATCAATGCCTGA
- a CDS encoding helix-turn-helix domain-containing protein, whose product MILTFGDKLKKIRTERNMSQEELGELLGTSKQVISRYETNQRTPKITVVEEYARKLNVPLEYLVNHSIPEISGISQLKTTTPPATPNPLPPLTAKDERSIKKRLESILTDLTPGNSGLAYYDGDEPMSDEDKELLRISLENTIRLAKQMAKQKFTPKKYRK is encoded by the coding sequence ATGATATTAACATTTGGTGATAAGTTAAAGAAAATTCGAACTGAGCGGAATATGTCTCAAGAAGAGTTAGGCGAATTGCTGGGCACATCCAAACAGGTAATCAGCCGCTATGAAACCAACCAAAGAACCCCTAAAATTACAGTTGTAGAAGAGTACGCAAGAAAATTAAATGTTCCTTTGGAATATTTAGTAAATCATTCTATACCTGAAATCTCAGGGATTTCACAATTAAAGACTACAACACCCCCCGCCACCCCCAACCCGCTTCCGCCCCTCACCGCCAAAGACGAAAGAAGTATCAAAAAACGCCTTGAGTCTATCCTGACCGATCTAACGCCGGGCAACAGCGGCCTTGCCTATTATGACGGAGACGAGCCAATGTCAGACGAAGACAAGGAACTCCTTCGTATCTCCCTTGAAAATACTATACGTTTAGCTAAACAGATGGCAAAACAAAAATTCACTCCAAAAAAATATCGGAAATAG
- a CDS encoding phage tail assembly chaperone — protein MDMKSFFKESAIPVENVKYAASERFLDAAGTPLEWELRPLTSEEFEAILDKAKKKVPSPDNPRNLLVVTDNAKVRDEMLKASVVYPNLKAEDLQDSWGSVGEIATLRAMLLPGEVNELVNVIQQISGFEVGMDEKIKTVKN, from the coding sequence ATGGATATGAAGTCGTTTTTTAAGGAAAGCGCTATCCCGGTTGAAAATGTAAAATACGCGGCATCGGAACGCTTTCTGGACGCGGCAGGGACCCCGCTGGAGTGGGAACTCAGGCCTCTGACCAGCGAGGAATTCGAAGCAATTTTAGACAAGGCCAAAAAGAAAGTGCCCAGCCCGGATAACCCCCGCAATCTGCTGGTTGTCACCGACAATGCCAAAGTACGTGATGAGATGCTGAAGGCATCTGTCGTTTATCCCAATCTGAAAGCGGAGGATCTGCAGGATTCCTGGGGCAGCGTAGGCGAAATTGCCACGCTGCGGGCTATGCTGCTGCCGGGCGAAGTCAATGAACTGGTCAATGTGATTCAGCAAATTTCCGGCTTTGAAGTCGGCATGGACGAAAAGATCAAGACAGTAAAAAACTAA
- a CDS encoding DMT family transporter: MSAQHKGTLLVLASAAGFATLAIFIKVAYLAGANSVTVLAMRFMLAAFLLWPILKLRNISVHIDAKTRLRLCLLGALGYGTMSACFAVSIEYVPVPLAALLLYTYPALVTLLSFAIGDEQITWYKSLALTICFTGLVLILGVSSGGVNPIGIMLGLSAAVLYSGYIVIGNRLLKNIHPLVATMYVCSAAGAAFTAIGLFQSSLILALPPLGWLALAGIAVLGTIVGILFFFAGLSLIGAANASIISTTEPLITVLLSAALLGDSISLLQALGGMLIIASVIILQLRSRPAIAHSNDFR, from the coding sequence ATGTCGGCGCAACATAAGGGTACTTTGCTGGTATTAGCGTCCGCTGCCGGGTTTGCCACACTAGCTATTTTTATCAAAGTGGCTTACCTAGCCGGGGCCAACAGTGTAACAGTTTTAGCCATGCGGTTTATGCTGGCGGCCTTCCTGCTCTGGCCCATTCTAAAATTACGGAATATATCCGTGCATATTGACGCCAAAACAAGGCTACGGCTTTGTCTGCTGGGCGCCCTCGGCTATGGCACCATGTCAGCCTGCTTTGCGGTTTCAATAGAATACGTGCCGGTGCCGCTGGCAGCGCTGCTGCTTTATACCTATCCGGCTCTGGTTACCCTGTTGTCCTTTGCCATTGGCGATGAACAAATCACCTGGTATAAAAGCCTTGCTTTAACCATCTGTTTCACCGGCCTTGTTTTAATCTTGGGCGTATCCTCTGGCGGGGTTAATCCGATTGGCATTATGCTCGGTTTAAGTGCGGCCGTCCTTTATTCCGGTTATATCGTCATCGGCAACCGCCTGTTAAAAAACATTCATCCATTGGTGGCGACAATGTATGTCTGTTCCGCCGCCGGCGCCGCTTTTACCGCCATTGGCTTGTTCCAGAGCAGCCTGATCCTCGCGCTGCCGCCGCTTGGCTGGCTGGCGCTGGCGGGCATCGCGGTACTTGGCACGATTGTCGGTATACTGTTCTTTTTTGCAGGCCTCAGTCTCATTGGCGCTGCCAATGCCTCCATTATCAGCACCACCGAACCACTGATTACCGTGTTACTGTCGGCAGCTTTGCTGGGCGACAGCATTTCACTGCTCCAGGCCCTGGGCGGGATGCTCATTATCGCCAGTGTAATTATTCTGCAGCTCAGGAGCCGCCCGGCAATTGCCCATAGCAATGACTTTCGCTGA
- a CDS encoding ImmA/IrrE family metallo-endopeptidase, with translation MIKNIVVELVKKYKTNCPFALAKELNINITYEPLGQTMGYYTKDFRIKFIHINQHLIKKERIFTCAHELGHAVVHTNVNTPFLKRHTLFSVAKIEREANTFAVELLLPDSTLQEYQEASLYTLADIAGIPKKLAELKKF, from the coding sequence ATGATAAAAAATATTGTAGTGGAACTAGTGAAGAAGTATAAAACCAATTGTCCATTCGCACTGGCAAAAGAATTGAACATCAATATTACCTATGAACCTTTAGGCCAAACAATGGGCTATTACACTAAGGATTTCCGGATTAAATTCATTCACATCAACCAGCATCTTATAAAAAAAGAACGCATATTCACCTGCGCTCATGAGCTGGGCCACGCTGTTGTACACACCAATGTCAACACGCCATTCTTAAAACGTCATACACTGTTTTCCGTAGCAAAAATCGAGCGAGAGGCCAATACCTTTGCCGTAGAGCTTTTGCTGCCTGACAGTACATTGCAGGAATATCAGGAAGCCTCTTTATATACTTTGGCCGATATCGCGGGAATACCAAAGAAATTGGCTGAACTAAAAAAATTTTAA
- the smpB gene encoding SsrA-binding protein SmpB codes for MEKGTAIKIVAENRKARHDYHIHETYETGLVLTGTEVKSLRAGKANLKDSYARIENGEMMLHNLHISPYEQGNQFNHEPLRTRKLLLHKVEIMKLFGKTREKGYALVPIKLYFSRGKAKLELALASGKKNYDKRQDLAERDAKREMDRAFRERQRG; via the coding sequence ATGGAAAAAGGAACAGCAATTAAAATAGTGGCCGAGAATCGCAAAGCACGCCATGATTATCATATTCATGAGACCTATGAAACCGGTTTGGTGCTGACCGGCACTGAAGTCAAGTCGCTGCGGGCCGGAAAAGCCAATTTAAAGGACAGCTACGCCCGGATTGAAAATGGTGAAATGATGCTTCACAATCTGCACATCAGTCCATACGAGCAGGGCAATCAGTTCAATCATGAGCCGCTCCGAACCAGAAAGCTGCTGCTGCATAAAGTTGAGATTATGAAGCTTTTCGGCAAGACCAGGGAAAAGGGCTATGCCCTGGTGCCGATCAAGCTTTACTTTAGCCGTGGTAAAGCCAAGCTGGAACTAGCGCTGGCGTCCGGCAAGAAAAATTACGATAAACGCCAGGATCTTGCCGAACGCGACGCCAAGCGGGAAATGGACCGGGCCTTCCGGGAACGCCAGAGGGGGTAA
- a CDS encoding tape measure protein, whose amino-acid sequence MATLETVIALRDKFTNTIQHMTGSTRQLTSGLDNLQAATAHTDTALAGVAGAVNRLNSGFTGGGNAVQQAGGFMTGFAGLAVKAAGRAVAAISNIQTALSVMSLANEYAQTAARLAVMNDGLQSAAQLQNMIFHSAMNARVAYQAMADAAGNLGVLAGEAFSGNREIITFLEQVNKQFAISGTSAAGIQTAMLQLTQGMGAGVLSGEALHAVLNQAPTIVKTIAKYLNVSTGELQTMADEGRITSEIVKSAMLAAAAETNAAFEKLPVTFSQAFTMAGNVAYQAFTPVWEAVGRIANNKNLHSMLNRLYPVLLVIGTAIAGVIDGVSWLASVVGNVLGYAFSWVTAIAVIGFQAITAAIPFVLAAVMGLAAGWAVLNAAKLYNIVTDAMIAAYVWMQVAAITAVNAVIAAYRWLVLAVVAAKGMWAMATHGVTVAQTLLAVATWAVSAPLLAVAAVIVGVMVAALAVWGLASLNLRNAFADAMNFMIDACQIGVNTMARMINGLIDIINKAAGGLNSLFGTNIGTIDHVGTVDFQGAKKWSGYIREGTFMENLTGEIGGMLDLPELPNTNNFTSSYDPANAETAKNTKGIQDALGILDEDIKYMRDIADREYISQTKYSTVKIDMSGMSTTVNNRGDLDGYIDGLGQYISERISNAVEGVHEE is encoded by the coding sequence ATGGCCACACTGGAAACCGTGATTGCCCTGAGAGATAAATTTACCAACACCATTCAACACATGACCGGCTCTACCCGCCAACTGACCAGCGGCCTGGATAACCTGCAGGCGGCAACAGCACATACGGATACGGCACTAGCTGGCGTGGCAGGCGCAGTGAACCGTCTCAACAGCGGTTTTACCGGCGGGGGAAATGCCGTTCAGCAGGCTGGCGGCTTTATGACGGGCTTTGCCGGCCTGGCGGTTAAAGCGGCGGGCAGGGCAGTTGCCGCTATTTCCAATATACAAACCGCACTGTCCGTCATGAGCCTGGCGAATGAATATGCGCAGACAGCAGCCCGGCTGGCGGTGATGAACGACGGTCTGCAGTCTGCGGCGCAATTGCAGAACATGATTTTCCATTCGGCCATGAATGCCCGGGTTGCTTATCAGGCAATGGCCGACGCAGCCGGCAACCTGGGCGTGCTGGCCGGAGAAGCTTTTTCCGGCAATCGGGAAATAATTACCTTTTTGGAGCAGGTCAACAAGCAGTTTGCCATATCAGGCACCTCCGCCGCCGGCATTCAGACAGCAATGCTGCAGCTGACGCAGGGCATGGGTGCCGGCGTGCTAAGCGGCGAGGCTTTGCACGCAGTACTGAATCAGGCGCCGACGATTGTTAAGACCATTGCAAAATACCTGAATGTTTCTACCGGCGAGCTGCAGACAATGGCGGACGAGGGCCGGATTACCTCAGAGATTGTCAAGTCGGCGATGTTGGCCGCGGCTGCTGAAACAAACGCTGCGTTTGAGAAACTGCCGGTGACATTCAGCCAGGCGTTCACTATGGCGGGGAATGTGGCCTATCAGGCATTTACGCCGGTATGGGAGGCGGTTGGCCGGATTGCCAACAATAAAAATCTGCACAGTATGCTGAACCGGCTGTATCCGGTGCTGCTGGTTATCGGTACAGCGATTGCCGGGGTGATTGACGGTGTTAGCTGGCTGGCCTCTGTTGTTGGAAATGTACTGGGATATGCCTTTAGCTGGGTCACGGCGATTGCCGTTATTGGTTTTCAAGCAATAACGGCAGCGATACCTTTTGTATTGGCTGCCGTTATGGGGCTGGCGGCCGGATGGGCAGTCTTGAATGCTGCTAAGCTTTACAATATAGTTACGGATGCAATGATTGCAGCTTATGTCTGGATGCAGGTTGCTGCAATTACGGCAGTTAATGCTGTGATAGCAGCATACCGTTGGCTGGTGTTGGCTGTAGTCGCGGCGAAAGGAATGTGGGCTATGGCTACCCATGGCGTGACCGTTGCTCAGACTTTGCTGGCGGTGGCGACATGGGCTGTTTCCGCGCCTTTGCTAGCAGTCGCCGCTGTAATTGTCGGCGTCATGGTGGCCGCGCTTGCGGTTTGGGGATTGGCCAGCTTAAACCTCCGGAATGCTTTCGCTGACGCGATGAATTTCATGATTGACGCCTGTCAGATCGGTGTCAATACCATGGCCCGGATGATCAATGGCCTGATTGACATTATCAACAAGGCGGCAGGCGGTTTAAATTCCTTATTTGGTACGAACATCGGGACAATAGATCACGTTGGCACGGTAGACTTCCAGGGGGCAAAAAAATGGTCAGGCTATATCCGCGAAGGCACGTTCATGGAGAATTTGACAGGCGAAATCGGAGGAATGCTCGATTTACCGGAACTGCCGAACACCAATAATTTTACTTCCAGTTATGATCCGGCCAACGCGGAAACCGCCAAAAACACCAAGGGCATTCAGGACGCACTTGGCATTCTGGATGAAGACATTAAGTATATGCGGGATATCGCCGACCGGGAGTATATCAGCCAGACCAAATACAGCACGGTGAAAATCGACATGTCCGGCATGTCAACGACGGTGAATAATCGCGGCGATCTGGATGGGTATATCGACGGCCTGGGCCAGTACATCAGCGAGAGGATTTCTAACGCGGTAGAGGGGGTGCATGAGGAGTAA
- a CDS encoding DUF2634 domain-containing protein → MIPVAGKTTFLQDIQEVQYPNLTYKMNFEDETIRNYTNDLEAIEQACYKILSTERYRYIIYSWGYGIELEALFGQPLPYVYSELPRRIKEALLYDDRISDVTDFQLSHKKGDVTALFTVVTTAGTLELSKEVQFNHV, encoded by the coding sequence TTGATACCGGTTGCCGGCAAGACAACTTTTTTACAGGATATTCAAGAGGTCCAATATCCTAATCTTACCTACAAAATGAACTTTGAGGATGAAACCATTCGCAACTATACCAATGATCTGGAGGCGATTGAGCAGGCTTGTTATAAAATCCTTAGTACGGAGCGATACCGCTATATCATCTACAGCTGGGGCTATGGCATTGAGCTAGAGGCTCTATTTGGACAGCCGTTGCCGTATGTCTATTCGGAGCTGCCGCGGCGCATCAAAGAAGCGCTGCTGTACGATGACCGAATAAGCGATGTCACGGACTTTCAGCTCAGCCACAAGAAAGGTGATGTGACGGCGCTATTCACGGTGGTGACAACTGCAGGCACACTGGAGTTGAGCAAGGAGGTGCAATTCAATCATGTATGA
- a CDS encoding phage tail tube protein yields the protein MRTTMHAKDVLLAKLASCYITVNGERHLALQAKDLTATVEKEKVEVPILGRMMKGHKTVSMTGTGSLTVYQNTALFTNMVKKAKDSGLDIYFDMMVVNEDPASDAGSRIVTLKDCNIDGCDIAAFDADGELLEQSIDFTFEDFEIVKNFKELEGVTQ from the coding sequence ATGAGAACAACAATGCATGCCAAGGATGTTTTGCTGGCCAAGCTGGCCAGCTGTTATATCACGGTCAACGGGGAACGCCACCTTGCCTTGCAGGCTAAGGATTTGACAGCGACGGTGGAAAAGGAAAAGGTTGAAGTTCCCATTTTAGGCCGGATGATGAAAGGGCATAAGACGGTTTCGATGACCGGCACCGGCAGTCTGACCGTATACCAAAATACAGCGCTGTTTACCAATATGGTGAAAAAAGCCAAGGACAGCGGTCTGGACATTTATTTTGATATGATGGTCGTCAATGAAGATCCGGCGTCCGATGCCGGATCCCGGATTGTGACTCTGAAAGACTGCAATATTGACGGCTGCGACATTGCGGCGTTTGACGCCGACGGGGAACTGCTGGAGCAGAGCATTGATTTTACTTTCGAAGATTTCGAGATTGTCAAAAACTTTAAGGAACTTGAGGGGGTTACACAATAA